The Panicum virgatum strain AP13 chromosome 6K, P.virgatum_v5, whole genome shotgun sequence nucleotide sequence aattaggTAATAACAAAAAAATTAGGCACTAATGTATTTATGTATTAGCAAAAATATGATAATGAATTAGATTATATAGAGCTAGCATTGTTTGTTAACAGAAGTTTTCAGCCTTGCTGATTTGttactcctaataataattgcACTTGTTATTTCTTTCTGTCATATACACCTGAAATCTAATGTGCCCTTTGTTCTGCCTGCAAGTTTTTTCAACGAATCAGCACTGTAACATGCTATTCGGCCTGATGTTTGGTGGCCAGAAAGTTCATCAGATTGTCATTGGCAGTAGTTTAGTTGCAGCTCAACCTTGATTTTGATTCATGAGCGGCACATAGTAGTTGTAGTAGCTCTAATCTTTTTGTTTGGTCGGTACAATAGTGGAGGCAATAAGGTAATCACATGTATGCTGGTAGTGTTAAAATTTTGTTAATGCTTAGAATTTAGATAGGTGAAATGTGTTTATATACGTTCTAATTTGCTTACTATTTTTCAAAGTTTTGCTTGTGGGAGAGTAAAAACGAGATCTGCATATTTATTTTAGAATAAAATGCATGAATAATCATTATACTTATTAGCGTGTTTCAGTTTGACCATCGTATTCTGAAAAGTACAAATCGGGGCCACTAAATTCGTTTGAAAATATCAATACGGTCATTACCTCTATAATCATATGTATTTGTATAACATAGCATCCAATATGGACTTCCTTTTTGcaaattgctccttctcatttgagTTATTTGAGACATGTAAGCCGAAATAGAAAGTATCAAATGTCAACATGATAATAGACCTTGCTATCTAAATCAAGCACAAGTTTGACCTACGCCGCTGTCGCCACCACAATGCTACAATTTTACGGAGTGTTAAGCTTGATTGAGAGCACTTCAATAATTTGTGCATACACAAACTTAAATTGTGCATGTACGAGCTTATTATTTCCTAAAGCTCGGAAGCTTATTGTTTCCAGAAATTTTGATTCGAACTGTAGCTCGAAGATGAATCGCTTGATTCTGTATCCCATGGGCGTCAAAATTAACAGGTTTAACCTCTATTTTTTTGTAGATTTAACTCAAATGAGAGGGGGTAATTTGCAAAAAAGAACACGTTGGATGCCATGTCATCCAAATACATAAGGCTACAAAAGTAATGACCGTATTGATAGAGTCAAATGACTTTAGTGATCACAATTTGCACTTTTCAAAATACAATGGCCAAACTGAAATACGTTAACACATACAATATCAATTTATACATTTTACTCTTTATTTTATGTGTTTCTTTGCTATGTGCGTCGTGCAGAATTCTACCAAAAAAAAGTGTAGAATGCTAAAAAAACTGACTACGTATGTCTCTTTCAAAAATGGAGGGGCTGGAGAACGGGCTGATAGCCCAGTGCTAGGGAGCGGCTGATCGCTTCCTCCCCGCGAGCATTCGAGCCCCAGACTTTGCGTTCGTGTCTCACCGGGGCATGtcccaaaaataaaaaatatgtcCACAAAGAGATTGTGACACGCCCGTCGTCTACGGAGCCATGAAGTTCCGGTGATCTCTAGAAGGACACGGTTTTTATCTATGTGTAGTTGTAGGTCTGCTTGTACGCATGAGGagtgagtgtggtgtgtgtgcaGTGTGTGGCGTGCGTATGTGTACGAACAGATGCTACAGCTGTACCAGACAAGAGGCTTAAAAAAATGGAGGGGCTGGATGTGAGGTTCAGATCGACCTCGGCTCGGGGAATGCTTTCGAACTCCAGATCGAGGTGGCACGTGGCTGTCTCGCTCGAGCTCGCCTCATTGACAGCCCCTCCATCTCAGGGCTCGCTCGAGCTTGTGGTGGAAGGCTCGGTGGAGCTCGGCTCATTGACAGCCCTCCCACCTCAGAGCTGAGGAGCTCAGGCTCATCTCCTCCTCcatcatcaaaaaaaaaaaaaaaactctctcctccccttgctcttccttccctggcggcgacgactgggcgagcggcggcgccattgaTCACGTCTTCGCccagccctttgccggcgacgagcgcatcctccaggtatgcgcgccccttctctttccttctgctgtgcgaggcggagcaccccaaaccctaacaaaactatctgtattcggatctgaatccagttACGATATATTACTAACTTCGATTTCGTTTGCAAAAACCCATGTCCTATtctgggtccgcccctgggcGTCTTCCTTGGGAATTTTAACACCTTTGGCCTGTGGTCTAATGCGTGCCTGTCTAGATGGATTATAGACTACGGCACGAACTAGAATAAGCAGTTAGATATGTTACAGCTATCGCATACTGTTCGTCTGATGCATTGAAATTCCAAATAGTTATAATTTACAATAGTAGTTGATAAATGACTTCCTTTTCTTCTGTCCCTCTGGTCTCTGCAGTAAAAAATCCTTCCCATCAAACCAATAAGATAGACCTCCTAACCTGCCTTACCTCAAATATTCATTTATGCCATCTGTTATATGCTCATCCTTTCAGAAACTTGCTGTGGAACTTAAAGCATACTGTGTATTACTACATTACAGTAGCTTCCTAACAAAAAGAAACATAATGTCGCCAATATTTAGTTTTGAACATTTGGGATTAGGGGGGATTCTTTCAAACATTTTACTTTTCTTGTTGTTGTGAGAATTGTGATAGTATCCCACTTGAGAAGTGGATAAATCTgtgtatttttttgaaaactgaGAAAGTTTAACTAAACTCCTGAACACATTTATTTCTTATTCTTCATCCCTCCAGTTTAAGAAGGATCAAGCAGTTCCTTAGTTTGGCATATCGCCTGGATGTCTCTTGTTTGATGAGAAACAGTAGCAGTTGATTTACGAGTTGTTTATAAACCAAAACTCAAGCCAATTTTCAATGGCTCTTTGTGTAAAACATAATGTACTGTCCCCACCAGCGGCTCTAATATTTTGAATTCTTATTATGGTATTTGCCCTAAGGAATGATGTTATGAGCCGAGTTGGTTCGCTTGACAGGAGGCGACATGCCGTGCTTATATAGTCAGCTGACACAACAGTAGTCTAACATCCTCTAATCCAATCCTCTGTTTCTGCATGGGCTTCTCTGCCTCCCTGGCTGGCCAGCCCACTGCCTAGGTTGGTCCCTGTTGCCACCCATAACAATGCTTATTATGGTACTATACTATTTTTGTGTGTGTTCATACTAATACCCATACACCCCCTCTCTTTGAGATTTTACTGGCATCCATATACCTTTCTGTTCCAGTACCATCATGAGAATGAACATGGTTGTTGCAAACTTGTGAATGCTCATATACCTTTGTTGTTATTGAGATGTTAAAATGCAAATACGTACATACATAAAAAAGAGTCATTTTTGTAAGATAGATCTCATCAACTAACTGAAGAAATTGTTTTAGCTTAATTCTTGGAGTTTTGTGACGATATTGTAGATGGATCTTCTGTGCTAAAAAGTGAAAGGTCACATGGAATCCAGTGTTATTTCCTGTAAAATTTACCAAAGGCCTTGATTTTAGTATTTATGTGTCATCTAAGGGGGTGACTACAAGGTCTTCATGGATTTATCTCTCACACAGCATGCACACAATTTATTATCTTGAGTTatatctaattaattaattatttttattattcTTCATTAGGTAATAAATGGCAGGAAGACACCGTGTACCCCGCCAATACCATGATGGCCCTCGAGGATATCGTGATGCTCCACGTCCTCCCCAATCACAAACAAGGGCTGTCTCTCCCCGTCGCTTGGAGGAGGAATTGTCTAGTCGCCGTGCCGAGATGCGCAGAATCCGTGAAGACAATCAGCGTCTGGCAGATGAAATTGTTGGTCTCAGGCAAATCATGCCTCGTTTGAAAGAAGACCTCCACGCCTCAAGTCAGGCTGTACCTAAGCTCCGGGCAGATAAAGAACTTGAATCGAGGGAGCTAACTCAGAGGAATCTGAAGCTGGAAGCTGAGCTACGTTCCTTAGAACCCCTTAGGCAAGATGCTTTGCATCTGCGATCTGAAGCGGGTAAACTACAGTCTTTGAGGCAAGAGCTGACTACAAAAGTTCAGGGTCTATTAAAAGAGCTTGAGCATCAGAAATCTGAAAGCCAGAAAATACCTGCTATGATAGCTGAGCGTGATGCTCTGCGTCAAGAATTGATCCAGGCTAGGTATTGAGCATTTATTATTTTGCCCTTCTTATAGAATGGATGTATCCTGTTAATATTTTTGATGGATCATGTGATAACTCCGATTGCTGCCTCCAAGGAGATGTTTAGTTCAGTGTGTCTGCTTtgctttgtttttttatttattgttgAGTAAAAAGCTGCTAACtaataataaatatcattatAGGGCATCACTTG carries:
- the LOC120712406 gene encoding protein FLX-like 3; protein product: MAGRHRVPRQYHDGPRGYRDAPRPPQSQTRAVSPRRLEEELSSRRAEMRRIREDNQRLADEIVGLRQIMPRLKEDLHASSQAVPKLRADKELESRELTQRNLKLEAELRSLEPLRQDALHLRSEAGKLQSLRQELTTKVQGLLKELEHQKSESQKIPAMIAERDALRQELIQARASLEYEKNAKPELTAQVQAMEKDLVAMAQEAEKLRADIAKRRAPSFSSHGTYGAPLSTPGMSLQGMYDGGYTSMGSRYGTGPWGSHDPRGYPQP